AAGCCGCGCGTGCGCTGCCCTTACAGCACCAGGTGATTGGCTCCAACCGTCTGGCCGTGGAGGCGGTGGCGCAAGCGGCGGCTGACCGCGGCCTGGCGCCGTTGATCCTTGCCACCCAGTTGGCAGGCGAGGCGCGTGAGGTGGGGCGCGTGCTGGCGGCCATCGCGGGCGAGGTGGCCCGGCATGGGCGGCCGCAGCGCCAACCCGCGTGCCTGGTGGCCGGCGGCGAGACCACCGTCACCGTGCGCGGCCGCGGCCGCGGCGGGCGCAGCCAGGAACTGGCGCTGGCCGCCGCGCTTTCAATTGGGGACGCCGGCCGGCCGGTGGGTCTGCTCAGCTTTGGCACTGACGGCATTGACGGCCCGACGGATGCAGCGGGGGCCTGGGTGGACGACACCACAGTGGCCCGCGCCCAAGCCCTGGGGCTTGATCCGCTGGCGGCCCTGGCCAACAATGACGCCTACCCCTTCTTTGCCGCCCTGGGCGACCTGATTATCACCGGGCCGACCGGCACCAATGTCAACGACGTGGTGCTCATCCTGGTCGGGGACATGCCGAACGTGTAAAAAGAACCCGTTTTCCTGGAGAAAACGGGTTCCTGGTTATCTCAGCGCTTGCGGCGTAACAGCAGTGGAAGCAGCAGCAGGGTGGTCAGCGGCCAGACCCAGGCAAGCTCGCCAGGGCCGCCAGGGCCGGTGCGCGCTTCGGTGCGTTTGATGTGCAGCAGGCGGTAGGGGGCCGTCACCTGGGCCAACTCCGCATCGCTCAGCTTCCTGGGGTCCACCCCTGCCAGCGGAGCCGCGGCGCCGCTGGCGATGAGCACGCTGCGCAGCAGGGGCAGCGCGGTCGGCGCACCGGTGATGTCTTCAGCAACGCCGGCCCACCAGCCGTCCGGCAGCCAAACCTCCACCGCCGGGTTGGCGATGATGTTCTTGTACCAATCGGAGCCGGCGCCAAAGCCGGCCGTACAATAGACCTCGCCATCCACCTGCGCATAGTTGACCGGCGTGAAGCGCCGCCGGCCGCTCTTGCGCCCGGTGTGGACCAGCACCATGATGCGTCCGCTCATCGTCGGCCAGGCGTTGAGCCACTGCCCCAGGCCCAGCCGCCACAGCGGGACCATCAAGCGCCGATTCAGGACCTTGAACGCCTGACGCAGCGCTTCTTCGGTTGTTGACACACTTGTCGTTGTCATGTTGTTCTACTCCTGTTTGCAGACGAAAGCCGCACCTTCTTGCGGCGCAGCAGCCAGGGCAAGCCAACTGCGGTCACGCTCAACGCCATGCTGACGAGGAGGCCTATCAGGCGCCGGCGTTCCTGGCGTGCAGCCATCCTCTGCAGGCGTTGGGCATGAGCCGCCTGCAGCCGTGGCCGCCAATCGGGGATCGTGGCCGGCGCGGGGATGCTGTAACAGCGTTGCCAGAGCGCCCGGTAGGCCCGCTCTTCCGCCTGCCAGCGTTCATCGTCCCAGCCCAATTCAGGCTGGCAGATGGCGCGCACCCGGGGCAGAAGGGCCGCGCCGCCCTGCGGCAGCAG
The window above is part of the Candidatus Amarolinea dominans genome. Proteins encoded here:
- a CDS encoding nitroreductase family deazaflavin-dependent oxidoreductase, whose product is MTTTSVSTTEEALRQAFKVLNRRLMVPLWRLGLGQWLNAWPTMSGRIMVLVHTGRKSGRRRFTPVNYAQVDGEVYCTAGFGAGSDWYKNIIANPAVEVWLPDGWWAGVAEDITGAPTALPLLRSVLIASGAAAPLAGVDPRKLSDAELAQVTAPYRLLHIKRTEARTGPGGPGELAWVWPLTTLLLLPLLLRRKR